The Rhizobium leguminosarum DNA segment GAAATTGGACTTCCCGAGATTTGGGCACGGCGACAGTCGCGACTGCGGGAACCGGGCAGCGCGATCGACGTTGCATAGTCACGCCACCTATGTGGGACGCGAGGAAGCCACAATGAAGATACGCGCCGGGTTTCATCTGGGCTACGAATGCATACAGCCGACGCCGATGCTTCTCGCTCTCAACATTCATCCTTCCCGCCGTGCCGATCTTCTCACTGAGCAGGTTCTGACATTCGACCGGCCGATCGAGGCCTGGGAATATACCGACGGTTTTGGTAACGCCTGCAGCCGGATCGTCGCCCCGGCGGGAGTGACGACGATTTCCACGGAATTCGAGATCTACGACAGCGGCCAACCCGACGTCGTTCCCGACGATGCCATCCAGCATGCGATCAATGACCTGCCGGACGATGTGCTCGTCTTCCTGCTTGGCAGCCGTTATTGCGACACCGACAGGCTTGGCGATTTTGCCTGGGCAACATTCTCGTCGACGCCGCTCGGCTGGGGGCGCGTCCAGGCGATCTGCGATTTCGTTCATGACCACATCACCTTCGACTACCAGAAGGCCGATCTGCTGCGAACCGCGCATGGCGGCTTCACCGACAAGGCCGGCGTCTGCCGCGACTTTGCCCACCTCGCGATCGCGCTTTGCCGATGCATGAATATCCCAGCCCGATACTGCACCGGCTATCTCGGCGATATCGGCGTCCCGATCGATCCCAATCCAATGGATTTCAGCGCCTGGTTCGAGGTCTTTCTCGGCGGCCACTGGCATACGGTCGATGCCCGCCATAATACGCCGCGCATCGGCAGAATACTGATGGGGACCGGCCGCGACGCCACCGACGTCGCAATGTCGACGGCCTTCGGCCCGGCAACGCTCTCCCGCTTCGAGGTGATTACCGAGGAAGTGTCGCAGGAGGGGGCTGTTGAGGCCGATCCTAAGCCTTCTTGAGGAATTCCGTTTTCAACACCAACCCTTTGACCTGCTTGGTGTTGCACTCGATCTCGCCAGGGTTGTCGGTCAGGCGAATGCCTTTGACCAAAGTTCCACGCTTCAGCGTCTCGGAAGTTCCCTTGACCTTGAGGTCCTTGATCAGCGTCACGGAATCGCCGTCGTGAAGCTGGCTTCCGTTGCTGTCCTTTACGATGATGTCGTCGGCCATGATGTTTCCGCCTGATAAATTTGCCTGATGATCTCGGGCGGAAAATCACGTCGGCACGCGATAGTCAACCATTTCGAACGGATCGATCGCTCGCCCCAGTCCGACGCGGCCCGTCGATCACGTCGCCGCGCAGGCGTCCCGAACGCAGCCGCGCAGCCAGCGATGGGCCGGATCGGCATCCATCCGGGGGTGCCACAGCAGTGAAACGGTGATCTCAGCGGTTGGAAAGGGCAGGGGAAAACTGTGCATCCCCTGGCGCAAAGCTCCGGTGTGCCGTTCCGGCACGCTGGCAATCAGATCCGAAGCGCGGGCGAGAGCCAGCGCTGTGGAAAAACCGCCGACGATGGTGGCGATTTGCCGCTCCAGCCCGAGCGCCTCAAGGGCTTCATCGATCGCCCCCTTGTCGAGCCCGCGCCGTGAGACATGGATGTGCCGGCCGGCCGCATATCGGGAGGGTGTGAGCTCGTCCCGGCAAAGCGGATGCCCCGTTCGAACGACGCCGATGAAATGGTCGCGGAACAGGGCCTGCGCCCGAACCTCCGGTCCCATCGTATCGCCGACGACACCGGTTTCCAGGTCGACGCTTCCGTCGCGAAGCGGGGCGCTGTCCTTGTCCGGCTTCTGCACGAAGCGCAGCCGCACGCCGGGCGCTTGCCCACCGAGGCGGGCGATGAGATCGGGTCCGAAGCTCTCGGCGAAGCCTTCGCTGGTGCGCAGGGTGAATGTTCGGACCAAGCGTTTGAGATCAAGCGCCTCGGCAGGGCGCAAGACCGCGTGCGCATCCTCGACGATCCGGCCGACCCGCTCGCGCAGTTCGAGCGCCCGGGGCGTGGGAACGAGGCCGCGGCCGGCGCGCACCAGCAGCGGATCGCCCGTCGTCTCGCGCAATCGCGCCAGCGCCCGGCTCATCGCCGACGGGCTGAGCCGCAGTCTTTGGGCCGCGCGCGCCACGCTGCCTTCGGCAAGCAGCACATCCAGGGTGACAAGCAGATTGAGATCGGGGGTCGACATGCACCCGACATAACACGGTTTGATGTGGCGCCAAACGCAAGAATAGAATGTAAATGCTGCGCGCTCCGCCATGTCGGCCGGAGGACTATGTTTTCCGGCGGCTCCGTTTCGGGGAGCGAGAAAACGGAGTCCACGGTGAAATCGATCATTGCAGAGCCAGGCGAGGCGGGTGCCGGTGCCGGTGCCGGTGCCGGTGCCGGTGCCGGTGCCGAACGCACATATTCTGTCCGCTGGATACTCACCAGCCTTTCCCTCTCCATGATGTTGCCATCGCTCGGCACCAGTATCGCCAATGTCGGCCTGCCGAGCCTGGCGCGGGCGTTCAACGCACCTTTCAGGACGTCCAGTGGATTGTGCTCGCCTATCTCCTTGCCATCACCACGCTGATCGTCAGCGTCGGGCGGCTCGGTGATGTCACCGGCCGGCGACGGCTGCTGCTCATCGGCATCCTGCTCTTCACGCTGGCCTCGGTCCTCTGCGGCCTTACACCGACGCTGTGGCTGATGATTGCGGCGCGCGCCCTGCAGGGTCTGGGCGCGGCGATCATGATGGCGCTGACCATGGCCTTTGTCGGTGATACGGTGCCGAAGGCGAGGACCGGGAGCGCCATGGGGCTGCTCGGAACGATGTCGGCGATCGGCACGGCTCTTGGGCCGTCGCTCGGCGGCCTCATGATCGCCTGTTTCGGCTGGCCGGCAATCTTCCTCGTCAACGTGCCGCTCGGCTTGGCGACCTTCGTTCTCGCCTATCGTTATCTGCCGGACGATATCGGCGGCCAGAAGAAGGATCGGGCCGGCTTCGATACAGTGGGCACGCTACTGCTTGCCCTGATGCTTTCGGCCTATGCGCTGGCGATGACGATTGGGCATGGCAGCGTTGGCCCGGTGAACCTGGCCTTGCTGTTCGTCGCCGGTCTCGGCGCCGCTTTCTTCGTCTTCGCCGAGGTAAGAACGGCATCGCCGCTGATCCAGCTGGCTGTGTTCCGCAATCGCGTGCTCACCGCCAGCCTGGCGATGAACGCGCTCGTTTCGACTGTGATGATGGCGACGCTGGTGCTTGCGCCCTTCTATCTGTCCCGCGCGCTCGGGCTCGACGAAGCGCTGGTTGGAGCCGTCAT contains these protein-coding regions:
- a CDS encoding alkylphosphonate utilization protein yields the protein MADDIIVKDSNGSQLHDGDSVTLIKDLKVKGTSETLKRGTLVKGIRLTDNPGEIECNTKQVKGLVLKTEFLKKA
- a CDS encoding transglutaminase-like domain-containing protein; the encoded protein is MKIRAGFHLGYECIQPTPMLLALNIHPSRRADLLTEQVLTFDRPIEAWEYTDGFGNACSRIVAPAGVTTISTEFEIYDSGQPDVVPDDAIQHAINDLPDDVLVFLLGSRYCDTDRLGDFAWATFSSTPLGWGRVQAICDFVHDHITFDYQKADLLRTAHGGFTDKAGVCRDFAHLAIALCRCMNIPARYCTGYLGDIGVPIDPNPMDFSAWFEVFLGGHWHTVDARHNTPRIGRILMGTGRDATDVAMSTAFGPATLSRFEVITEEVSQEGAVEADPKPS
- a CDS encoding LysR family transcriptional regulator, with product MSTPDLNLLVTLDVLLAEGSVARAAQRLRLSPSAMSRALARLRETTGDPLLVRAGRGLVPTPRALELRERVGRIVEDAHAVLRPAEALDLKRLVRTFTLRTSEGFAESFGPDLIARLGGQAPGVRLRFVQKPDKDSAPLRDGSVDLETGVVGDTMGPEVRAQALFRDHFIGVVRTGHPLCRDELTPSRYAAGRHIHVSRRGLDKGAIDEALEALGLERQIATIVGGFSTALALARASDLIASVPERHTGALRQGMHSFPLPFPTAEITVSLLWHPRMDADPAHRWLRGCVRDACAAT